CAGAATGCGCGGCTTGGTCACGCGGCCGAGGTAGGATTCGACCGTCGGGGTCCAGCCTGCGGCTACCATGTCGAGATCGACGACCTGCGCCAACGCGTCAGCATGTTTCATCCTGTCGCCCTGGTTCCAGGACTGGTGGACGGCGTTGATGCTGAAGCTGACGCAGTGGGCGAACAGTGCCCCGCGTCGATCCGTGTCGAAGGTAGTCAACGTCTGCCACAACGCACCAGGGTCCTGAGGCAGCTGATCCGACAAGCTCGCATGGCGCGCGGTGATCGCCTGCGCCGACGCTGTGTCGTTGAGACCAGGCACCTGGTGACCAAAGGCGGAGTGCTTGGCTTCGATCTCTAGGCACGTCGCGGTGCTGAAGCGGTAGAACGTCTTCAGCGCGAGGGCATGAAGGACGGCGAGATAGGCCGTGTCGGGGTCGGCACCCACCGCGTTGCGCAAGGCCAGCGTCCGATGCGCAGTTAGTTCGGTCATCAGCCGCTCGGGCAGCGGCTTGATGGTGTCGTCATCCTCATCGGGTTCGCCGCCGGGCTGGGCTGCGCCGCCGATCGTGATGACGGCGCGCTGGATGCCGGCATCGGGCTCGGAAGGCTCGACGGCATCGTCGGTATCGCCACGGGGGGCATCCGGCTCGGCTTCTGCCTCGTCCTCCGGTCGCACAAACCCGCGTTCGATCTTGAGGCTGCCAGAGCTGTCGAGGCTGACAAAGGCGCCCGCCCGCGCGATGTCAGCAGGATCGAACAATGCCGGTCGGTTCTGGAGATCTTCGAGCGCGGCCTCGATTTCGCCCAGGCGCTGGTCGGCCTCGTCGGGCAGCTCCTCGGCCTCGGCGTAGGTTTCCTCGAGCGCCGCATACTCCTGGCTGAGCGCCTCGTAGGTCGCGTGTTCTTCATCGGTCAGCGAGCTGGTGGAGGGCAAGGCGCGGAGTCCGCGCGTGTGTCCGTAATCGAAACCGATGTCGGCGCTGATCCACTTCCAGCCTTCGGCGGCGACGGTCTCCGCAGCCGCCGCGAGTTTGTCTGAGACCAGACGGTCGAGAAGCGCCGGATCCTGGAACCACCCACCGTCATCGGTCTGGAAGAGGTCACGCGAGATGTCGCCGCCTGCGGCTTCATAGGCTTCCGCGCCGATGAAACGTGCGCGTCGATCGGAAGCGCGCACGGCGCCTTCGGTCAACATGCGCCGGATCTGATAGGCTTCCTTGTAGGGGTTGCGCGCGAGCGCCTCCCAGACCTGTTCTTGGCGCGCATGGTCGTTGGTGACGGTGAAGGCCATCAGCTGGTCCAGGGTCAATTCGTCCTCGGCGTAGAGGGCGAGCAGCTGGTCGGATACGGACGCCAACTTGAGGCGCTGGCGAACGATGGCCGGCGTGACGAAGAAGCGCGCCGCGATTGCCTCGTCGCCTTGACCCTGTTCGCGCAAGGTCTGGAAGGCACGAAATTGGTCGAGCGGATGCAGCGGCTCACGTTGACTGTTTTCGGCGAGCGAATCCTCCTCGGCCGAGATGTCCGCGCTCTCGCGGATGACACAGGGCACGGGTGCTGTCCGCGACAGGCGCTTCTGTTTCACGAGCCGTTCGAGCGCACGATAGCGCCGACCTCCGGCCGGCACTTCGAACATGCCGGTTTCATTGCCTTCGGCATCGACGACCGCGCGGACGTTGAGGCTTTGGAGCAAGGTCCGTCGTGCAATGTCCTCGGCAAGATCTTCGATCGAGACGCCGGACTTGATCCGGCGCACATTGGACTGGCTCAGCACTAGCTTGTTGAAGGGGATGTCCCGCGAGGGGGACAGGACGATCTTCTGGGAAGCCTGGGTCATGGGATATTCTCCGTGACGGGCGGCCGGGAGCCTCTCTCTCGACCCTGACCCGTCACGAAGTCCGTCTCGACCCTCTTACTCTCCTGGACTCCGGCCGAGCTGGCGCGCAGCGGGCGAGGTCACGCCGCTTCCCGATCCTCCTCCCGTGCCGTCGCACTGGGCGCGAAGGCCAGGAGGTAGTCCGCCGCTTTGGAGGCCGCGCTCGCGGCGCGCACGATGGCGCGATTGTCCTCGCGCAGGACGTCGAGCCAGGCGCCGATGTAATCGGCATGGCGCACGGTCGGCGCGATGCCGAGGCTCGCGCAGCAGAAGGCCGACGTCATTTCGGCGACGAGCTCCTCGCGCGAATAGGCCTTCGACCCGAAGCCACCGCTCAGGTCGCGCGCGAGGCGTCCGGGATGGCCCGACCAATGCCCCAGCTCATGCAGGGCCGTGCGATGCCAGTTGATCGGCTCGAAATAGGCCTCGGGCCTGGGGATCTGAATGAAATCAGGACCCGGTGCATAGAAGGCCTTGTCTCCGCCCAGACGCAAATCGGCACCGCTGGCACGAATGAGCGCCTCGACCTCTGGTACGATCAGACCTTCGGGAATGGGTGGGGGCGGCGCCGATAGCCCGTCGGGCAAGCCCTCACATTGGGCGACATTGAACACGGTAAAGCGCTTGAGGAAGGGAATGGCGGCTGGATCGTCACCATTGTCCTGTGCCCGGCGACGCTCGTCATCGGGAATGAAGCGATCGGCATAGACGACGGTGGTGCCGTGTTCGCCTTTGCGGACATTGCCGCCCAGCCCCAAAGCCTGGCGGAAGGTGAGCCAGCCTTGCGTGGCGAAGCCATGTTGAACGACCGCGCCCCAGAGGATCAGGACGTTGATGCCGGAATAGCCACGATCGGTCGCGGCGTTCCGCGGCATGGCAAGTGGCGCCGATACCGTGCTCGAGCCCCAGGGCTGGACCCAGGGGAGGCGGCCTGCCTCCAGCTCGGCAATAATCTTGGTCGTGATCTCGTCGTAGATGTTCGAGCGCTGGGTTCGGGCATGGCCTTTGGAAGCTGGGCGTGTCATCGCGTATCTCCGCGACGGGCCGGCCAGAGAACCTCTCTCGACCTTCAAAACCCGTCACGGCGACAGCCGCAGCCCTCTCCCTCTCATGCGCGCCGGCGGATCCGACAGCTACCTAGTGACCGACACGCGGACCTGATCAAGCAGGCTCCGCGTCAGGGCCAAGGCCTGATCGGGCGACATCGCCAAGCCGCCGGTGGCCACCAATTCGGACAGTCCGTGCCGCTTATAGTAGGGGCTAATAGTGGCGATCAGGGTGGCAAGGTCGGGATGCGCTGGTACAAATCCGACCTGCGCCGCTTCGCCGAGGGCTTTGGCGATGTCATGCCGCACCTCGGTGCGGCAGCGATCGTCGTCCCATCCCCGCTCAACAAGGAGCGCTTTGAGCCCGAGTTCGAGCGCATAGCCGACATTCTGTAAAAGCGGTTCTCGGCAAAGCCGGGCTTCAGGTTCGGCGACGTGATCGGCCATGACTAGGAAGCTCGCTGCCCGTTCGAGCAGATGTGCCTGAAGCGTGGGTTTCATCGCGTGAGTCTAATGCTGACGGTCAGAGACAACGCACGTCGCTGCGAATGGATTCCGCCTTCAGGATTGGTTGCCACCGCGGGGGCGTTGCGGGGCGATCCCCGCAGAAGGGGT
This is a stretch of genomic DNA from Phenylobacterium immobile (ATCC 35973). It encodes these proteins:
- a CDS encoding ParB/RepB/Spo0J family partition protein, with the protein product MTQASQKIVLSPSRDIPFNKLVLSQSNVRRIKSGVSIEDLAEDIARRTLLQSLNVRAVVDAEGNETGMFEVPAGGRRYRALERLVKQKRLSRTAPVPCVIRESADISAEEDSLAENSQREPLHPLDQFRAFQTLREQGQGDEAIAARFFVTPAIVRQRLKLASVSDQLLALYAEDELTLDQLMAFTVTNDHARQEQVWEALARNPYKEAYQIRRMLTEGAVRASDRRARFIGAEAYEAAGGDISRDLFQTDDGGWFQDPALLDRLVSDKLAAAAETVAAEGWKWISADIGFDYGHTRGLRALPSTSSLTDEEHATYEALSQEYAALEETYAEAEELPDEADQRLGEIEAALEDLQNRPALFDPADIARAGAFVSLDSSGSLKIERGFVRPEDEAEAEPDAPRGDTDDAVEPSEPDAGIQRAVITIGGAAQPGGEPDEDDDTIKPLPERLMTELTAHRTLALRNAVGADPDTAYLAVLHALALKTFYRFSTATCLEIEAKHSAFGHQVPGLNDTASAQAITARHASLSDQLPQDPGALWQTLTTFDTDRRGALFAHCVSFSINAVHQSWNQGDRMKHADALAQVVDLDMVAAGWTPTVESYLGRVTKPRILEAVRDGKGDREAQLIEHLKKGDMAKEAERLLAGSGWLPEPLRTATDQPVLLEPDGSEPEALPAFLTADEDDETGASDPEPDAGFEHAIAAE
- a CDS encoding ArdC family protein, with the translated sequence MTRPASKGHARTQRSNIYDEITTKIIAELEAGRLPWVQPWGSSTVSAPLAMPRNAATDRGYSGINVLILWGAVVQHGFATQGWLTFRQALGLGGNVRKGEHGTTVVYADRFIPDDERRRAQDNGDDPAAIPFLKRFTVFNVAQCEGLPDGLSAPPPPIPEGLIVPEVEALIRASGADLRLGGDKAFYAPGPDFIQIPRPEAYFEPINWHRTALHELGHWSGHPGRLARDLSGGFGSKAYSREELVAEMTSAFCCASLGIAPTVRHADYIGAWLDVLREDNRAIVRAASAASKAADYLLAFAPSATAREEDREAA